The following are encoded in a window of Haliotis asinina isolate JCU_RB_2024 chromosome 14, JCU_Hal_asi_v2, whole genome shotgun sequence genomic DNA:
- the LOC137260953 gene encoding nitric oxide synthase-interacting protein-like, with product MTRHARNCTAGTVYTYHERKKDTSSSGYGSKEVRLGKDSVKEFDCCCLTLQPCKNPVITPDGYLYDKEAILEYIIHQKREIARKLKEFEKQKTKLETEKAELSKAAVDAKKTAFVQRETNPVADNMEQKKLAVEKDVSNSLSNMEAGKDKKLPSFWIPNLTPSALPTQVKKPEEKVRCPMSKKPLKLKDLIDVTFTPIKDGDNKTALITKQARYVCAVTNDVLGNSVPCAVLRTSGNVVTMECVDKIIKKDMVDPTNSKKMTEKDIIPLQRGSSGFSGAGINLKAKRDGAALQA from the exons ATGACTCGTCATGCAAGAAACTGTACAGCAGGGACTGTGTACACCTACCATGAGAGGAAGAAGGATACATCCTCATCTGGTTATGGGAGCAAGGAGGTGCGACTTGGGAAGGATTCTGTGAAG GAATTTGATTGTTGCTGTTTGACATTACAACCTTGTAAAAATCCAGTCATAAC GCCAGACGGGTACCTCTATGACAAGGAGGCCATCTTGGAATACATTATCCACCAAAAGAGAGAGATCGCTAGAAAACTGAAGGAATTTGAAAAACAGAAGACAAAGCTTGAG ACTGAGAAGGCAGAGTTGTCTAAGGCTGCAGTGGATGCAAAGAAGACAGCCTTTGTCCAGAGAGAGACCAACCCGGTCGCTGACAACATGGAACAGAAGAAGCTTG CAGTAGAAAAGGATGTTTCAAACAGTTTGTCTAACATGGAGGCAGGAAAAGACAAGAAACTTCCCAGCTTCTGGATTCCCAACCTCACTCCCAGCGCTCTCCCTACCCAGGTCAAGAAGCCG GAGGAGAAGGTTCGGTGCCCAATGAGCAAGAAGCCCTTGAAATTGAAGGATCTGATTGATGTGACATTTACTCCAATCAAGGATGGGGACAACAAAACTGCTCTCATTACCAAACAG GCTCGGTATGTGTGTGCAGTCACAAATGATGTTCTGGGAAACTCAGTGCCATGTGCTGTGTTAAGAACATC GGGGAATGTGGTGACAATGGAATGTGTGGACAAGATCATCAAGAAGGACATGGTGGATCCAACCAACAGCAAGAAGATGACAGAGAAGGATATCATCCCGCTACAGAGG GGATCGTCTGGTTTTTCGGGGGCTGGCATCAACTTGAAGGCAAAGCGAGATGGTGCTGCTCTCCAGGCCTGA
- the LOC137261471 gene encoding TNF receptor-associated factor 6-B-like isoform X2 encodes MEGEARCPVDNERIDERELFADNFAKREILNFKVKCPNSRQGCEVLATLKKVQEHTDQCPLALVPCPNRCTDILLRRDIPNHVQFNCRRRILQCQNCQKDVTAEEMEHHLTECPLVQVFCQYCGGGFIKQALSGHHEKDCPNYPISCDFGPLGCSAQFERKMEQEHYVDATVEHQRMLCHGVVTILRKFGIQSISPTSVPVLSGGLTPMEVSTSLSAMGSYISQLQGLSMQDHSHGSNITDSRTPDGQSVKQFSLDPLKTSLDPFHFHRSVSDTLPQPSNETLEGAHVSHTSKPSDAEGVQGALSLQGASGLELQSLKNQNMYQDESLARHDQQLVEIKAKNEILEKTNKELKYKLRYLDNAVQEFEGRACNGQFYWRIKNYHKLREEAEQGINTALHSPSFYSNCYGYKLCIRANLNGVDAAKGSHLSIFIHFMQGDWDEILDWPFSGRIVLSVIDQNPICELRNHIAETLIAKPNLAAFQKPVTPRNHKGFGYMEFVALSVLDTADFVRNDTLIIKAQVIPAT; translated from the exons GGAGGGTGAGGCCCGTTGTCCAGTTGACAATGAACGGATCGACGAGCGGGAATTATTCGCTGACAACTTTGCCAAACGTGAAATCCTTAACTTCAAAGTAAAGTGTCCCAATTCAAGACAAGGCTGTGAGGTGCTGGCCACTCTCAAGAAAGTTCAG gaACATACAGATCAGTGTCCCCTGGCCCTAGTCCCATGTCCCAATCGATGTACGGACATACTCCTCCGTAGAGATATCCCAAACCATGTACAGTTCAACTGCCGTCGCAGAATCCTACAGTGCCAAAATTGTCAGAAGGATGTCACTGCTGAAGAAATGGAG CATCATCTGACAGAGTGTCCGCTCGTGCAGGTATTCTGTCAGTACTGTGGTGGAGGCTTCATCAAGCAAGCA CTCAGCGGACATCATGAGAAGGACTGTCCTAATTATCCAATATCCTGCGACTTCGGACCTCTTGGATGTTCTGCTCAG TTTGAGCGGAAAATGGAGCAAGAACACTATGTGGATGCCACAGTCGAACATCAACGCATGCTCTGTCACGGTGTGGTCACCATTCTCCGCAAGTTTGGGATCCAGAGCATCTCCCCAACCTCAGTCCCTGTGCTATCAGGCGGACTCACCCCGATGGAAGTGTCCACTTCTCTGTCAGCCATGGGCAGTTACATCAGCCAGCTCCAAGGCCTCTCCATGCAAGATCACAGTCATGGCTCAAACATAACAGATTCTCGGACACCAGACGGACAGTCAGTTAAACAGTTCAGCTTGGATCCCTTGAAAACTAGCCTTGATCCTTTTCATTTTCATCGAAGTGTGTCGGATACACTTCCACAGCCATCAAACGAGACTTTAGAAGGTGCTCATGTTAGCCATACCTCAAAACCATCTGATGCCGAGGGTGTACAGGGTGCTCTGTCCTTGCAGGGGGCATCAGGACTAGAACTCCAGAGTCTCAAAAACCAGAACATGTACCAGGATGAAAGTTTGGCCCGTCATGACCAACAGCTGGTTGAAATCAAAGCAAAGAATGAGATTTTGGAGAAAACAAACAAGGAATTGAAGTACAAACTGCGTTACCTTGACAATGCTGTGCAGGAGTTTGAAGGCCGGGCATGCAATGGACAGTTCTACTGGAGGATCAAGAATTACCACAAGCTCCGAGAGGAAGCAGAACAGGGCATCAACACCGCTCTGCACAGTCCTTCTTTCTATTCCAACTGCTATGGTTACAAGTTGTGTATCAGAGCTAATCTTAATGGTGTGGATGCAGCCAAAGGAAGCCATCTTTCAATCTTCATACATTTCATGCAAGGTGACTGGGACGAGATTCTCGACTGGCCATTTTCAGGCCGGATTGTTCTGTCAGTGATTGATCAGAATCCAATATGTGAGCTCAGAAATCATATTGCTGAGACTCTTATTGCCAAACCCAATTTGGCAGCTTTTCAAAAACCGGTCACACCAAGGAATCACAAAGGATTTGGATATATGGAATTTGTAGCCTTAAGCGTGTTGGATACCGCAGACTTTGTTAGGAATGATACGCTTATCATTAAAGCTCAAGTTATCCCAGCAACGTGA